Proteins from one Verrucomicrobiia bacterium genomic window:
- the zwf gene encoding glucose-6-phosphate dehydrogenase, whose amino-acid sequence MTEIYRSTCDLGDGMTVTPPFAMVIFGASGDLTVRKLMPALFHLYLEKRLPEIFQIVGFARRPKTDEQFRAEMKEGVKKFSRSEQWDEKAWAEFESHVFYSVGEFPDASAYERLQQRLLMLPGSREVEGHYLFYLATAPEYFGVVAHHLHGAGLFSESKRQKLIVEKPFGIDGETAEKLTQELQAAVAESLLYRIDHYLGKETVQNLLYFRFANSIYEPLWNRRYIDHVQITVAESEGVGSRGGYFDKSGSLRDMFQNHMMQLLALTAMEPPASLDAESLRNEKVKVLCSIPDFQKEQLSERVVRGQYDGYRNEERVDPKSMTETYVAVKLFVDNWRWSEVPFYLRTGKFLKHRTSEIVVVFRRPPSVLFQAKCGLHLMRNTLRIRLQPDEGIHLCFNAKTPGRGRIESVDMDFKYALEFGSYSPEAYERLLYDALVGDSTLFTRADEVKEAWRIVDSIQNQWQDQPMHTYARGSWGPEAADQLMTCEGNRWLTEEASTRSTAP is encoded by the coding sequence ATGACTGAGATTTATCGTTCTACATGTGATTTGGGGGATGGAATGACGGTGACACCTCCGTTCGCGATGGTTATTTTTGGTGCGTCTGGTGATTTGACGGTGAGGAAGTTGATGCCGGCACTTTTTCATCTTTATTTAGAAAAACGTTTGCCGGAGATTTTTCAAATCGTGGGTTTTGCGCGCCGTCCCAAAACCGATGAACAGTTTCGCGCGGAAATGAAGGAAGGGGTTAAAAAATTTTCACGTTCGGAGCAATGGGATGAAAAAGCTTGGGCGGAATTTGAATCGCACGTTTTTTATTCGGTGGGAGAATTTCCCGATGCTTCGGCTTATGAACGATTGCAGCAACGTTTGTTGATGTTGCCAGGAAGTCGTGAGGTAGAGGGGCATTACTTGTTTTATTTAGCAACTGCGCCGGAATATTTTGGTGTGGTGGCGCATCATCTTCATGGAGCGGGTCTTTTTTCGGAATCGAAAAGGCAAAAGTTAATTGTGGAAAAGCCATTTGGCATTGATGGCGAGACAGCAGAAAAATTGACTCAGGAATTGCAAGCCGCGGTAGCCGAGTCTTTGCTTTATCGTATTGATCATTATTTGGGTAAGGAAACGGTTCAGAATTTGCTGTATTTTCGTTTTGCTAATTCTATTTATGAACCGCTTTGGAATCGTCGCTATATTGATCACGTTCAAATTACGGTGGCGGAGTCCGAAGGAGTGGGATCGCGAGGGGGTTATTTTGATAAGTCTGGATCGCTTCGAGATATGTTTCAGAATCATATGATGCAGTTGTTGGCTTTAACTGCGATGGAGCCGCCGGCGTCGTTGGATGCGGAATCGTTGCGTAATGAAAAGGTGAAGGTGCTCTGTTCTATTCCCGATTTTCAGAAGGAGCAATTATCGGAACGTGTGGTGCGTGGACAATATGATGGATATCGAAACGAGGAGCGGGTAGATCCTAAGTCGATGACGGAAACATACGTGGCAGTCAAATTATTTGTAGACAATTGGCGTTGGTCAGAGGTGCCTTTTTATTTGCGAACGGGCAAGTTTTTGAAGCATCGAACTAGTGAAATTGTGGTGGTTTTTCGTCGACCACCGAGTGTTTTGTTTCAAGCAAAGTGCGGTTTGCATTTGATGCGCAATACGTTGCGTATTCGTCTCCAGCCGGATGAAGGGATTCATCTTTGTTTTAATGCGAAAACACCAGGACGTGGTCGTATTGAATCGGTGGATATGGATTTTAAATATGCTTTGGAATTTGGTTCGTATTCGCCTGAAGCTTATGAGCGTTTGTTGTATGATGCGTTGGTGGGCGATTCCACGCTTTTTACTCGTGCGGATGAGGTTAAAGAGGCATGGCGTATAGTTGACTCGATTCAAAATCAGTGGCAGGATCAACCTATGCACACTTATGCTCGGGGCAGTTGGGGGCCTGAAGCGGCAGATCAATTAATGACATGCGAGGGAAATCGTTGGTTGACGGAGGAGGCGAGCACTCGATCGACCGCGCCTTGA
- a CDS encoding MotA/TolQ/ExbB proton channel family protein: protein MQLRILSSFIFVIIPSFLQAQTLSLAAVSSPTLWTVLQKGGWAIVPLLLLSAVTTVLILYCFLSFRAKTIVTPALLQTIDAHLQKKDLLGLNAYSTTDPKIMARIVQKTLTFHLQNPDARFALLREMAETEGSRQASRMYQQVTYLFDIGIIAPMVGLAGTVTGMITSFNIIGLDPNLIRPATLANGVAEALIATAGGLVVGIPAMIFYSFFKGRVQYLISELESHTTQFLARLEMEHTSNNS, encoded by the coding sequence ATGCAACTCAGAATTTTAAGCAGTTTTATTTTTGTTATCATCCCATCTTTTCTTCAAGCTCAAACCCTCTCTCTAGCAGCCGTCTCCTCTCCCACACTTTGGACGGTTCTACAAAAAGGCGGTTGGGCCATCGTTCCCCTTCTTCTTCTCTCGGCAGTCACCACTGTCCTAATTCTCTATTGTTTTCTTTCATTTCGAGCCAAAACCATCGTCACACCCGCCTTGCTTCAAACTATCGATGCGCACTTGCAAAAAAAAGATCTCCTCGGCCTTAACGCCTATAGCACCACCGATCCTAAAATCATGGCGCGCATTGTTCAAAAAACTCTTACGTTTCACCTGCAAAATCCTGACGCTCGATTCGCACTCTTGCGAGAAATGGCAGAAACGGAAGGTAGCCGTCAAGCCTCACGCATGTATCAACAAGTTACCTACCTTTTTGATATCGGCATCATCGCACCTATGGTCGGACTCGCTGGCACCGTCACCGGCATGATTACCAGCTTCAACATCATCGGCCTCGACCCCAACCTTATTCGGCCGGCCACACTTGCCAACGGCGTCGCAGAAGCGCTCATTGCAACCGCAGGTGGACTCGTCGTCGGCATTCCCGCCATGATTTTTTACTCTTTCTTTAAAGGTCGCGTGCAATATCTGATTTCAGAACTGGAATCCCACACCACCCAATTTCTTGCCCGCCTTGAAATGGAACACACCTCCAACAATAGCTAG
- a CDS encoding flippase-like domain-containing protein, whose amino-acid sequence MKKIISLIISLGILAIIYWKIDFRGLLPVFAHCHPGWMITSLALVIPLTFLTAWRFQQMIPLEVAFPIGEATRLTLAASVLNLVLPSKMGDLAKAYFLKNQGHLQGSLAFSLVVFEKTCDMLSLLLWGILGLLLYPQKDALFWMMTFAIVSGTILGFGLLSSKKLAKTFFYYSSHFSPKKIAEKLHKLEEAWLTMHDYFWKDRNRLFRVALTSIFLWFLHLFQIWLFILALRASVPFLTNLALSPLAILAGLIPLTFAGVGTRDGALIYFYQPYFNAHIAAALGLLCTARYVLPAIGGLPFFAKYFSQLKTKS is encoded by the coding sequence ATGAAAAAAATTATTTCCCTCATCATCAGCCTGGGCATCCTTGCAATCATCTATTGGAAAATCGATTTTCGCGGATTATTACCAGTCTTTGCCCACTGCCATCCAGGCTGGATGATTACCAGCCTTGCTTTAGTTATTCCCCTCACCTTTTTAACAGCTTGGCGTTTTCAACAAATGATTCCTCTAGAAGTCGCTTTCCCCATTGGAGAAGCCACGCGATTAACCTTAGCAGCAAGCGTTTTAAATCTCGTTCTTCCCTCAAAAATGGGTGATCTCGCAAAAGCTTACTTCTTAAAAAATCAGGGACATCTACAAGGCTCACTCGCATTTTCCCTCGTCGTTTTTGAAAAAACTTGCGATATGCTTTCTTTACTACTCTGGGGGATTTTAGGATTGCTACTCTACCCACAAAAAGATGCACTTTTTTGGATGATGACCTTTGCCATCGTCAGCGGCACTATTCTGGGGTTCGGACTTTTAAGTTCCAAAAAACTTGCGAAAACTTTCTTTTATTACAGCTCACATTTTTCCCCCAAGAAAATTGCCGAAAAACTTCATAAACTCGAAGAAGCTTGGCTTACCATGCATGACTACTTTTGGAAAGATCGCAACCGCCTTTTTCGCGTGGCGCTCACCTCTATTTTTTTATGGTTTTTGCACCTTTTCCAAATCTGGCTTTTCATACTAGCTTTGCGTGCATCAGTTCCTTTTCTTACTAATTTAGCGCTTTCTCCCTTAGCCATTTTAGCCGGTCTTATTCCTCTGACCTTTGCCGGAGTCGGCACACGCGACGGCGCTCTTATCTATTTTTACCAACCCTATTTTAACGCTCACATCGCTGCAGCATTGGGCTTACTTTGCACCGCACGCTATGTTTTGCCAGCAATTGGCGGGTTACCCTTTTTCGCTAAATATTTTTCTCAGCTTAAAACTAAAAGCTAA
- a CDS encoding biopolymer transporter ExbD, with amino-acid sequence MNFRKNIPLHAAGFNITPLIDILLVLIIFFILTWNFSRDEKELSIQVPVAKQGQASKPHPGEIILNLTPKGEIILNRRTLKPDQLAEILQRISKEFPEQAVILRADESVPYRHVITVLDICRAANIWNIAFATSDEKAP; translated from the coding sequence ATGAACTTTCGCAAAAACATTCCCCTTCACGCCGCCGGATTCAACATCACCCCGCTTATCGACATCTTGTTAGTTCTCATTATCTTTTTCATTCTGACCTGGAACTTTTCCCGCGACGAAAAAGAGCTCTCCATCCAAGTGCCTGTCGCCAAACAAGGCCAAGCCAGCAAACCGCACCCTGGCGAAATCATTCTTAACCTCACACCCAAAGGAGAAATCATTTTAAATCGTCGAACTTTAAAACCCGACCAACTCGCAGAAATCTTGCAACGCATTTCCAAAGAATTTCCTGAACAAGCTGTCATTCTGCGTGCTGATGAATCTGTGCCCTACCGACACGTCATCACCGTTCTCGACATCTGTCGCGCTGCGAATATTTGGAACATTGCCTTTGCCACCAGTGACGAAAAAGCCCCTTGA
- a CDS encoding urate hydroxylase PuuD, which translates to MEIRELLDLIVRWVHLIAGIMWIGNSMLFNWLDRNLIVRKETEASKVGLEGELWMIHSGGFYEVKKMPDLPAQLPGPLHWFWLQATITWVSGFCLLILVYYMGGAAVTLDPAVSNITQTQAILIGIGLLIGAWFFYDLFWRSPISKTGSWPVAFCFALLVVIIYYLTHTFSGRAAYLHVGAMLGTLMIGNVWTHIIPSQRQLVAAVKRGEKPDNALALRAKQRSIHNNYITFPVLFIMISNHFAFTYGHKWNWIILTVIILGGAGVRHFMNIRFNFKGWIPALVMVITLTIIALLLLTSRTLWDSSHNAFIPKKKLLGEPVTFLQAEQVIQQRCVACHSSHPTDPDYPVAPVGVRLDSPELIKMMAQRIKARAVLTQTMPLANRTHITPEERELLGRWIDQGAKVE; encoded by the coding sequence TTGGAAATTCGAGAGCTTTTAGATTTAATTGTTCGTTGGGTCCATTTGATTGCTGGAATCATGTGGATTGGTAATTCCATGCTTTTTAATTGGCTGGATCGCAATCTTATTGTTCGTAAGGAAACGGAAGCCAGCAAAGTCGGTCTGGAAGGTGAACTATGGATGATCCATAGCGGGGGTTTCTATGAAGTTAAAAAAATGCCTGATTTGCCAGCGCAATTACCCGGTCCTTTGCATTGGTTTTGGTTGCAAGCCACGATTACATGGGTAAGCGGTTTTTGTTTGTTGATTTTAGTTTATTATATGGGTGGTGCAGCGGTGACGCTTGATCCCGCGGTTTCCAACATTACCCAAACCCAAGCAATTTTGATTGGAATAGGATTGTTAATCGGAGCCTGGTTTTTTTACGATCTGTTTTGGCGATCGCCCATTTCTAAAACGGGAAGTTGGCCGGTCGCCTTCTGTTTCGCTCTTTTAGTTGTCATTATTTACTATCTTACGCATACGTTTAGTGGTCGAGCGGCTTATTTGCATGTGGGGGCGATGTTGGGAACATTGATGATCGGCAACGTTTGGACTCACATCATTCCTTCACAACGTCAACTCGTCGCGGCAGTGAAACGTGGGGAGAAACCTGATAATGCCTTAGCGCTACGCGCGAAACAGCGTTCGATTCATAATAACTATATTACGTTTCCCGTTTTGTTTATCATGATTAGCAATCATTTTGCGTTTACTTACGGGCATAAATGGAATTGGATTATTCTTACCGTTATTATTTTAGGTGGCGCTGGTGTTCGCCATTTCATGAATATCCGATTTAATTTCAAAGGCTGGATTCCCGCATTAGTGATGGTGATCACCTTGACGATTATTGCTTTGTTATTGCTAACGTCACGCACGTTATGGGATTCCAGTCACAACGCATTTATTCCTAAAAAAAAGCTTTTGGGTGAACCGGTTACCTTTCTTCAAGCTGAACAAGTGATTCAACAACGTTGTGTGGCTTGTCACTCTTCGCATCCTACCGATCCTGACTATCCTGTAGCGCCTGTTGGCGTTCGATTAGATTCACCTGAGTTGATCAAAATGATGGCGCAACGCATTAAAGCACGGGCGGTTTTAACCCAAACCATGCCCTTGGCCAATCGTACTCATATTACTCCCGAAGAAAGAGAACTTCTGGGCCGTTGGATCGATCAAGGCGCGAAAGTAGAGTAA
- a CDS encoding aminotransferase class IV gives MSHSPFFNINGKLIRSDRAQLPIQDLTFSRGYGAFESIRTYQKIPFRLEAHLQRLKQTATLIHLKLPCSLAEIKKRVFKTLQTNSFPESLIKIYITGGISSGFIPEKTGSVIIWIEPFKPFPVWQYQKGISLYTTPLTRSFPEAKSTSYLSGVTATIEARKKGFDEAVFVDNQNAILEGSTFNVFAIKNNQIITADKNILIGITTQEVIKLIKKERLNLIRKPISFALLKNCSELFITSSNREIIPAIRVNQIKIGNGKPGPLTQRLHQLYQKLTG, from the coding sequence ATGTCGCATTCACCTTTTTTTAATATCAACGGAAAACTGATCCGCTCTGATCGCGCTCAACTGCCCATTCAAGATCTTACTTTTTCACGAGGCTACGGCGCATTTGAATCCATCCGAACTTACCAAAAAATTCCATTTCGTCTCGAAGCCCACTTGCAACGATTAAAACAAACCGCAACTCTTATTCATCTAAAACTTCCGTGTTCTTTAGCCGAAATCAAAAAACGCGTTTTCAAAACGCTCCAAACCAATTCTTTTCCGGAAAGCTTAATCAAAATTTACATCACCGGCGGAATTTCATCGGGCTTTATCCCAGAAAAAACTGGCTCAGTCATCATTTGGATTGAACCCTTTAAACCTTTTCCCGTATGGCAATATCAAAAGGGCATTTCACTTTATACCACACCACTTACCCGCTCCTTTCCCGAAGCCAAATCGACCAGCTACTTAAGCGGAGTCACAGCCACTATCGAAGCGCGGAAAAAAGGCTTTGACGAAGCCGTGTTTGTTGACAATCAAAACGCCATTTTGGAAGGATCCACTTTCAACGTTTTCGCCATCAAAAATAATCAAATTATCACTGCAGATAAAAACATTCTTATCGGAATTACAACTCAGGAAGTGATAAAATTAATCAAAAAAGAAAGATTAAACCTTATTCGTAAACCAATTTCTTTCGCTCTGTTAAAAAATTGTTCCGAACTTTTTATTACCTCCAGCAATCGCGAGATTATTCCTGCTATTCGAGTGAACCAAATTAAAATTGGTAACGGCAAGCCTGGTCCCCTTACCCAGCGTTTGCATCAACTCTATCAAAAACTCACTGGTTAA
- the pgl gene encoding 6-phosphogluconolactonase — translation MKNVAFFEYDNEPAWIDNLLKAWKRLGNIAIQNRGFFAVALAGGSTPKSFYQALAKEEWNWGATRLFIGDERYVPPDDSQSNFLMIKQNLLDVLHGASSSIYRWRTELRPEAAAEEYEMQLKRNLGDPPSFDLVLLGLGADGHTASLFPGSSALREAGRFAAVNEVKNLKTLRLTLTYPILNTAREAWFLIRGEEKREILDALRDLEASYPAARIRPQNSKYYYFLSEKQKEES, via the coding sequence ATGAAAAATGTAGCTTTTTTTGAATACGATAATGAACCGGCTTGGATAGATAATTTACTGAAAGCCTGGAAACGATTAGGAAATATCGCGATACAAAATCGTGGTTTTTTTGCTGTGGCTTTAGCAGGAGGTTCCACCCCCAAGTCATTTTATCAAGCGTTGGCGAAAGAGGAATGGAATTGGGGGGCGACGCGTCTTTTTATTGGTGATGAACGTTATGTGCCTCCGGATGATTCTCAGAGTAATTTTTTGATGATTAAACAAAATTTATTGGATGTTCTCCATGGAGCTTCTTCTTCTATCTATCGTTGGAGAACGGAATTGCGTCCTGAAGCAGCTGCGGAGGAGTATGAAATGCAGTTAAAACGAAATTTGGGTGATCCTCCTAGTTTTGATCTGGTGTTGTTAGGGTTGGGAGCAGATGGTCACACGGCATCGCTTTTTCCAGGCTCCAGCGCGTTGCGGGAAGCAGGTCGTTTTGCTGCGGTGAATGAAGTGAAAAATTTAAAAACGTTACGATTGACTTTGACCTATCCGATTCTCAACACAGCGCGAGAAGCCTGGTTTTTGATTCGCGGTGAAGAAAAGCGAGAAATTTTGGATGCGTTGCGCGATTTGGAAGCTTCTTATCCTGCGGCAAGAATTCGTCCCCAAAATTCTAAATATTATTATTTCTTGAGCGAAAAACAGAAAGAAGAGTCGTAA
- the rplQ gene encoding 50S ribosomal protein L17: MRHRAKTVKLGRTSQHRDAMLANLVVSLIQHKRIQTTVAKAKAAKPLAEKMVTLGKKGDLAARRLAAARLGNPAAVQKLFKTLAPLFKERQGGYTRIIKIGNRTSDAAPMALLEWTEAEKVVAATSEPAKTGKKSAKSEEKKD, translated from the coding sequence ATGAGACATCGAGCTAAAACTGTTAAATTAGGGCGCACCTCGCAACATCGCGATGCAATGTTGGCTAATCTCGTGGTGAGTTTAATTCAACACAAACGTATTCAAACCACTGTGGCAAAGGCCAAAGCGGCAAAACCTCTTGCAGAAAAAATGGTGACATTAGGTAAAAAAGGGGACTTGGCGGCTCGTCGTTTAGCCGCAGCTCGCTTAGGAAATCCTGCCGCGGTGCAAAAACTTTTTAAAACTTTGGCGCCGCTTTTTAAAGAGCGACAAGGTGGTTACACGCGCATCATTAAAATTGGAAATCGCACCTCTGATGCCGCACCGATGGCTTTATTGGAATGGACAGAAGCTGAAAAAGTTGTTGCTGCTACATCGGAACCAGCAAAAACTGGAAAAAAATCAGCGAAAAGCGAAGAAAAGAAAGATTAA
- a CDS encoding tetratricopeptide repeat protein, translated as MAIVVQEKNIYTTLNALYLSKQYPAALESIKNYLTNFPQSFRRDEILYKLGDTYRQLNQTSEALATFDQLLISYPRSPYRPYALLRKAELQSPQKSLPLLQEVIQTASNTGLRLNAQFQTIQTLQKLNRDSEAIPLLKNLLKTKTNNPYLAYAHLALGVWEQKQNNLADALDHFREALTLADTPAMRGEAGVRAGSVALTLKQWKEATALFETVRRLEIPENWLQLANLGLLRAQYYSKDYEAVIATYNTFHNKFSAENRDEILYYLANSFRFSQKNDLALQAYETLLTKNKNLKNSYRQAAHYEKLLILAEKSKPNFLQEAASFLQNYPNTPESDTIRYLLAKFYFDQKKIPEAIPLFETILQQHQPKNFLELACYQLAWSYLFLSQDQQAIKTFESFLEQFPQSPYASESRWQIALAQERLGQLEPALIQLENLLTHYPKSPEAEKALLRKGILLHQQKKFVESLQTLSAFLDQYQNSTNAPTAQFYRGLNAFEQKDYPVAIADLSAVRDNSQAFYPPSTERLLLSNYYLNQPEKVNDYLQDLDALPSQIWSPPAELLFWLAEYYQKKKDWAKAETFYQRAQQNTSSDLQQRAQLNLGFAQLEQKKFSEAIQTLKPLRKTAFSQSPELLLALAQANLGDHQLATASQLAEHIMRNFPEGEFNAKARLVLAKTLMKQKQFAEAAKYYSSVALLYDDTNLTLLALKQAAEAYRQAGNLEEAKRLETDYQKRLSE; from the coding sequence GTGGCTATAGTCGTTCAAGAAAAAAATATCTACACCACCTTAAATGCCCTCTATCTCAGCAAACAATATCCTGCCGCGCTTGAATCCATAAAAAACTATTTAACCAACTTCCCTCAAAGTTTTCGACGCGATGAAATTCTCTACAAACTTGGCGATACCTATCGCCAACTCAATCAAACCTCAGAAGCGCTTGCCACATTTGATCAACTGTTAATCAGCTACCCGCGTAGCCCCTACCGACCCTATGCCCTCTTGCGCAAAGCGGAACTACAATCCCCACAAAAATCTCTACCCCTTTTGCAAGAAGTCATTCAAACCGCATCCAATACCGGCTTGCGATTAAATGCTCAATTTCAAACCATTCAAACTCTACAAAAACTCAATCGTGATTCCGAAGCCATTCCCTTACTCAAAAATTTGCTTAAAACAAAAACTAACAACCCCTACCTCGCTTACGCCCATCTCGCGCTAGGCGTCTGGGAACAAAAACAAAACAATTTAGCCGACGCTCTGGACCATTTTCGTGAGGCACTAACTCTAGCTGACACTCCCGCCATGCGCGGAGAAGCCGGCGTGCGCGCGGGCTCAGTCGCCCTCACCTTAAAACAATGGAAAGAAGCAACCGCTTTATTTGAAACCGTGCGACGCCTCGAAATTCCAGAAAATTGGCTGCAACTTGCCAATCTAGGATTACTTCGCGCCCAATATTACTCAAAAGATTACGAAGCAGTCATCGCAACCTACAACACATTTCACAACAAATTTTCTGCAGAAAATCGTGACGAAATTCTTTACTACCTCGCCAACTCCTTTCGTTTCAGCCAAAAAAATGACCTAGCGCTTCAAGCTTACGAAACTCTCTTAACTAAAAATAAAAACCTAAAAAACTCCTATCGACAAGCCGCCCATTACGAAAAACTTCTTATTTTAGCAGAAAAATCGAAACCCAACTTCCTGCAAGAAGCCGCCTCATTTTTACAAAACTACCCTAACACCCCTGAAAGTGATACCATTCGCTATTTATTGGCAAAATTCTACTTTGACCAAAAAAAAATTCCTGAAGCGATTCCTCTTTTCGAAACGATCCTTCAACAACATCAACCCAAAAACTTTCTAGAGTTAGCTTGTTACCAATTAGCTTGGTCTTACCTTTTTCTTTCTCAAGATCAACAAGCCATAAAAACTTTCGAATCGTTCTTAGAACAATTTCCCCAAAGCCCCTATGCCAGCGAGAGCCGATGGCAAATCGCCTTAGCCCAAGAACGATTGGGCCAACTCGAACCCGCCCTCATACAATTAGAAAACCTTCTAACCCATTATCCAAAATCACCCGAAGCAGAAAAAGCGCTTCTCAGAAAAGGAATTCTTCTTCACCAACAAAAAAAATTCGTGGAAAGTTTGCAAACCCTTAGCGCCTTCCTCGATCAATACCAAAATTCCACCAATGCTCCCACAGCCCAATTTTATCGTGGATTAAACGCCTTTGAACAAAAAGATTATCCCGTTGCTATCGCCGATTTATCCGCTGTCCGAGACAATTCTCAAGCCTTTTACCCTCCTTCAACAGAACGATTACTACTCTCTAACTATTACTTAAACCAACCGGAAAAAGTTAATGATTACCTACAAGACCTCGATGCGTTACCCTCTCAAATATGGTCGCCTCCAGCCGAATTGCTTTTTTGGCTGGCAGAATATTATCAAAAGAAAAAAGATTGGGCGAAAGCCGAAACATTCTATCAACGCGCTCAACAAAACACCTCATCAGATCTTCAACAACGCGCTCAACTTAATCTAGGTTTTGCCCAACTCGAACAGAAAAAATTTTCCGAAGCTATTCAAACATTGAAACCCTTACGAAAAACCGCTTTCTCACAATCCCCAGAATTACTCCTAGCTCTAGCCCAAGCAAATTTAGGCGATCACCAACTTGCGACAGCCTCCCAACTAGCAGAGCATATCATGCGCAACTTTCCAGAAGGCGAATTTAATGCGAAAGCGCGCCTGGTTTTGGCCAAAACGCTCATGAAACAAAAACAATTTGCCGAAGCTGCCAAATATTATTCATCCGTAGCCTTGCTTTACGACGACACCAACCTTACTTTATTAGCATTAAAACAAGCCGCCGAAGCCTATCGCCAAGCTGGCAACCTAGAAGAAGCAAAACGATTAGAAACCGATTATCAAAAGCGTCTGAGTGAATAA
- a CDS encoding OmpA family protein, translating to MKNQTVKTEGVLLGYRLTRRRLAIAITLTCLLYLAGYYLAQHWTLSNFALAQLKFKPARPFRIQTQEPQSKPTQQIALSEAAKSASSSFQSFTPPPTVSTPPPPAPSQETATFNQNPTMPSQLPASDLATRTVPSLSQNITATTSTNDSVFNLPSTLPSHEAEEALPANAQLVGNGIGAGLGNSPGFSDVGQLLNADLSDQLASPEGVVIRLSNEVLFDFDSYQLRDTAASILSQVAALIEKYPQAQISIEGHADTFGDDAYNQTLSEQRAQAVHDFLRQNSPLAAPVQVIGYGEQRPIANPQGTIEEQQLNRRVEIRLKTVTSDQ from the coding sequence ATGAAAAATCAAACTGTCAAAACTGAAGGAGTATTGCTCGGTTACCGATTGACACGTCGACGTCTTGCTATCGCCATCACTTTGACCTGTCTCTTATATTTAGCAGGTTATTATTTGGCTCAACACTGGACGTTAAGCAACTTTGCTTTGGCTCAACTTAAATTCAAGCCAGCTCGCCCTTTTCGTATCCAAACACAAGAACCTCAAAGCAAACCTACGCAACAAATCGCCTTAAGCGAAGCCGCCAAATCCGCTTCGTCCAGCTTTCAATCCTTCACCCCTCCTCCAACTGTCTCCACACCGCCTCCGCCAGCGCCTTCGCAAGAAACGGCTACTTTTAATCAAAATCCAACCATGCCATCCCAATTGCCCGCCTCCGATCTCGCAACTCGCACCGTTCCTTCCTTGTCACAAAATATCACTGCCACAACCTCAACCAATGACTCCGTTTTTAATCTTCCTTCCACACTGCCTAGCCACGAAGCCGAAGAAGCTTTACCCGCAAACGCCCAACTCGTAGGAAATGGCATCGGAGCAGGTCTAGGCAATTCCCCTGGCTTTAGTGACGTGGGACAACTTTTAAACGCTGATCTTAGTGACCAACTCGCTAGCCCGGAAGGTGTGGTGATTCGACTATCCAACGAAGTGCTCTTCGACTTTGATTCTTATCAACTTCGCGATACCGCCGCTTCTATCTTATCACAAGTAGCTGCGCTCATTGAAAAATATCCTCAAGCCCAAATTTCCATCGAAGGCCATGCTGACACTTTTGGCGATGATGCTTACAACCAAACCCTTTCTGAACAACGCGCTCAAGCCGTTCACGATTTCTTGCGACAAAACTCTCCCCTTGCCGCCCCTGTCCAAGTCATCGGCTATGGCGAACAAAGACCCATCGCCAATCCTCAAGGCACTATCGAAGAACAACAACTCAATCGACGCGTAGAGATTCGGTTAAAGACGGTGACTAGTGATCAGTAA